The following are from one region of the Calypte anna isolate BGI_N300 chromosome 13, bCalAnn1_v1.p, whole genome shotgun sequence genome:
- the FGFR4 gene encoding fibroblast growth factor receptor 4 isoform X3: MCQDSLASGDDDEDSDGDGPHRDRNEDPINVHRAPYWTHPHRMDKKLYAVPAGNTVKFRCPASGSPSPSIRWFKNGREFRGEHRIGGIRLRHQHWSLVMESVVPSDRGNYTCLVENRLGSIRYSYLLDVLERSPHRPILQAGLPANTTALVGSDVEFFCKVYSDAQPHIQWLKHIEVNGSSYGPDGVPYVQVLKTADINSSEVEVLYLRNVSMEDAGEYTCLAGNSIGLSYQSAWLTVLPEEGLVREAEAPEAKYMDVIIYTSGSLAVAMAAIIVVLCRMQTQSSKQPLEPMAVHKLSKFPLIRQFSLDSSSSGKSSTSLMRVTRLSSSCAPMLSGVMELDLPLDAKWEFPRDKLVLGKPLGEGCFGQVVRAEAYGIDRDRPDRAVTVAVKMLKDNATDKDLADLISEMEMMKLMDKHKNIINLLGVCTQDGPLYVIVEFAAKGNLREYLRARRPPTPDYTFDVTAMPEEQLSFKDLVSCVYQVARGMEYLESKRCIHRDLAARNVLVTAESVMKIADFGLARDVHDIDYYKKTSNGRLPVKWMAPEALFDRVYTHQSDVWSFGILMWEIFTLGGSPYPGIPVEELFKLLKEGHRMDRPSNCTHELYMLMRECWHAVPSQRPTFKQLVEGLDKILAAVSEEYLDLSMPFEQYSPSCEDTASSCSSDDSVFTHDPLPMAPHLFSYPSMRT, translated from the exons ATGTGTCAAG ACTCACTGGCATCgggtgatgatgatgaagatAGCGATGGGGATGGTCCTCACAGAGACCGAAACGAGGATCCCATCAACGTGCACAGAG CTCCCTACTGGACTCACCCACACCGGATGGACAAGAAGCTGTATGCAGTCCCTGCAGGCAACACAGTGAAGTTTCGCTGTCCAGCCtcgggcagccccagccccagcatccGCTGGTTCAAAAACGGCCGAGAGTTCCGAGGGGAGCACCGCATTGGGGGCATCCGG CTCCGGCACCAGCACTGGAGCCTGGTGATGGAGAGCGTGGTGCCTTCTGACCGTGGCAACTACACCTGCCTGGTGGAGAACAGGCTTGGCAGCATCCGCTACAGCTACCTCCTGGACGTGCTGG AGAGGTCCCCACACAGACCCATCTTGCAGGCTGGGCTGCCCGCCAACACTACTGCTCTGGTGGGCAGTGATGTGGAGTTCTTCTGCAAGGTCTACAGTGATGCCCAGCCCCACATCCAGTGGCTGAAGCACATCGAGGTGAATGGCAGCAGCTATGGTCCTGACGGGGTCCCCTACGTGCAAGTGCTCAAG ACTGCAGACATCAACAGCTCTGAGGTGGAGGTGCTGTACCTGCGTAATGTCTCCATGGAGGATGCTGGCGAGTACACCTGTCTGGCAGGGAACTCCATTGGCCTCTCCTACCAGTCTGCCTGGCTGACTGTGCTGCCAG AAGAGGGACTGGTGCGGGAAGCTGAAGCCCCTGAGGCCAAGTACATGGACGTCATCATCTACACCTCGGGCTCACTGGCCGTGGCCATGGCCGCCATCATTGTGGTGCTGTGCCGGATGCAGACTCAGTCTAGCAAACAGCCCCTGGAGCCCATGGCCGTCCACAAACTCTCCAAATTTCCTCTTATCCGGCAG TTTTCCCTGGACTCCAGCTCCTCCGGGAAGTCCAGCACATCCCTGATGCGTGTGACTCGTCTCTCCTCCAGCTGTGCCCCAATGCTGTCTGGGGTCATGGAGCTGGACCTGCCCCTTGATGCCAAGTGGGAGTTCCCCCGAGACAA gctggtgctgggcaAGCCCCTGGGAGAAGGCTGCTTTGGCCAGGTAGTGCGGGCAGAGGCTTATGGCATTGACAGGGACCGGCCAGACAGAGCTGTCACTGTGGCTGTGAAAATGCTGAAAG ATAATGCCACAGACAAGGACCTAGCTGACCTCATATCTGAGATGGAGATGATGAAGCTCATGGACAAGCACAAGAACATCATCAACCTCCTGGGAGTCTGCACACAGGACG GGCCGCTGTACGTGATTGTGGAGTTTGCTGCAAAGGGGAACCTGCGTGAGTACCTTCGTGCCCGCCGCCCCCCAACACCCGACTACACTTTTGATGTCACGGCTAtgcctgaggagcagctctcttTCAAGGACCTTGTCTCCTGCGTCTACCAGGTGGCCCGTGGCATGGAGTACCTGGAGTCCAAACGG TGCATCCACCGTGACCTGGCTGCCCGCAATGTGCTGGTCACGGCAGAGAGTGTGATGAAAATCGCGGACTTTGGCTTGGCCAGGGATGTCCATGACATTGACTACTACAAGAAAACCAGCAAC GGCCGCCTGCCAGTGAAGTGGATGGCACCAGAAGCCCTCTTTGACCGGGTCTACACCCACCAGAGTGATGT GTGGTCCTTTGGGATCCTGATGTGGGAGATCTTCACACTGGGGGGTTCCCCCTACCCTGGCATCCCCGTTGAGGAGCTCTTCAAGCTGCTGAAGGAGGGGCACCGCATGGACCGGCCATCCAACTGCACCCATGAGCT GTACATGCTGATGCGGGAATGTTGGCATGCTGTGCCCTCACAGCGTCCCACCTTCAAGCAGCTTGTGGAGGGGCTGGACAAGATCCTGGCAGCTGTTTCAGAAGAG TACCTGGACCTCTCCATGCCCTTTGAGCAGTACTCGCCCTCTTGTGAAgacactgccagctcctgctcctctgatGACTCTGTCTTTACCCATGACCCACTGCCGATGGCTCCCCACCTCTTCTCCTACCCCAGCATGAGGACTTAG
- the FGFR4 gene encoding fibroblast growth factor receptor 4 isoform X2, which yields MRPLLQVLLGLLLAASVQGRAMEPDSLASGDDDEDSDGDGPHRDRNEDPINVHRAPYWTHPHRMDKKLYAVPAGNTVKFRCPASGSPSPSIRWFKNGREFRGEHRIGGIRLRHQHWSLVMESVVPSDRGNYTCLVENRLGSIRYSYLLDVLERSPHRPILQAGLPANTTALVGSDVEFFCKVYSDAQPHIQWLKHIEVNGSSYGPDGVPYVQVLKTADINSSEVEVLYLRNVSMEDAGEYTCLAGNSIGLSYQSAWLTVLPEEGLVREAEAPEAKYMDVIIYTSGSLAVAMAAIIVVLCRMQTQSSKQPLEPMAVHKLSKFPLIRQFSLDSSSSGKSSTSLMRVTRLSSSCAPMLSGVMELDLPLDAKWEFPRDKLVLGKPLGEGCFGQVVRAEAYGIDRDRPDRAVTVAVKMLKDNATDKDLADLISEMEMMKLMDKHKNIINLLGVCTQDGPLYVIVEFAAKGNLREYLRARRPPTPDYTFDVTAMPEEQLSFKDLVSCVYQVARGMEYLESKRCIHRDLAARNVLVTAESVMKIADFGLARDVHDIDYYKKTSNGRLPVKWMAPEALFDRVYTHQSDVWSFGILMWEIFTLGGSPYPGIPVEELFKLLKEGHRMDRPSNCTHELYMLMRECWHAVPSQRPTFKQLVEGLDKILAAVSEEYLDLSMPFEQYSPSCEDTASSCSSDDSVFTHDPLPMAPHLFSYPSMRT from the exons ATGCGGCCCCTCTTGCAGGTCCTGTTGGGGCTGCTGCTTGCGGCATCTGTCCAGGGCAGGGCGATGGAGCCAG ACTCACTGGCATCgggtgatgatgatgaagatAGCGATGGGGATGGTCCTCACAGAGACCGAAACGAGGATCCCATCAACGTGCACAGAG CTCCCTACTGGACTCACCCACACCGGATGGACAAGAAGCTGTATGCAGTCCCTGCAGGCAACACAGTGAAGTTTCGCTGTCCAGCCtcgggcagccccagccccagcatccGCTGGTTCAAAAACGGCCGAGAGTTCCGAGGGGAGCACCGCATTGGGGGCATCCGG CTCCGGCACCAGCACTGGAGCCTGGTGATGGAGAGCGTGGTGCCTTCTGACCGTGGCAACTACACCTGCCTGGTGGAGAACAGGCTTGGCAGCATCCGCTACAGCTACCTCCTGGACGTGCTGG AGAGGTCCCCACACAGACCCATCTTGCAGGCTGGGCTGCCCGCCAACACTACTGCTCTGGTGGGCAGTGATGTGGAGTTCTTCTGCAAGGTCTACAGTGATGCCCAGCCCCACATCCAGTGGCTGAAGCACATCGAGGTGAATGGCAGCAGCTATGGTCCTGACGGGGTCCCCTACGTGCAAGTGCTCAAG ACTGCAGACATCAACAGCTCTGAGGTGGAGGTGCTGTACCTGCGTAATGTCTCCATGGAGGATGCTGGCGAGTACACCTGTCTGGCAGGGAACTCCATTGGCCTCTCCTACCAGTCTGCCTGGCTGACTGTGCTGCCAG AAGAGGGACTGGTGCGGGAAGCTGAAGCCCCTGAGGCCAAGTACATGGACGTCATCATCTACACCTCGGGCTCACTGGCCGTGGCCATGGCCGCCATCATTGTGGTGCTGTGCCGGATGCAGACTCAGTCTAGCAAACAGCCCCTGGAGCCCATGGCCGTCCACAAACTCTCCAAATTTCCTCTTATCCGGCAG TTTTCCCTGGACTCCAGCTCCTCCGGGAAGTCCAGCACATCCCTGATGCGTGTGACTCGTCTCTCCTCCAGCTGTGCCCCAATGCTGTCTGGGGTCATGGAGCTGGACCTGCCCCTTGATGCCAAGTGGGAGTTCCCCCGAGACAA gctggtgctgggcaAGCCCCTGGGAGAAGGCTGCTTTGGCCAGGTAGTGCGGGCAGAGGCTTATGGCATTGACAGGGACCGGCCAGACAGAGCTGTCACTGTGGCTGTGAAAATGCTGAAAG ATAATGCCACAGACAAGGACCTAGCTGACCTCATATCTGAGATGGAGATGATGAAGCTCATGGACAAGCACAAGAACATCATCAACCTCCTGGGAGTCTGCACACAGGACG GGCCGCTGTACGTGATTGTGGAGTTTGCTGCAAAGGGGAACCTGCGTGAGTACCTTCGTGCCCGCCGCCCCCCAACACCCGACTACACTTTTGATGTCACGGCTAtgcctgaggagcagctctcttTCAAGGACCTTGTCTCCTGCGTCTACCAGGTGGCCCGTGGCATGGAGTACCTGGAGTCCAAACGG TGCATCCACCGTGACCTGGCTGCCCGCAATGTGCTGGTCACGGCAGAGAGTGTGATGAAAATCGCGGACTTTGGCTTGGCCAGGGATGTCCATGACATTGACTACTACAAGAAAACCAGCAAC GGCCGCCTGCCAGTGAAGTGGATGGCACCAGAAGCCCTCTTTGACCGGGTCTACACCCACCAGAGTGATGT GTGGTCCTTTGGGATCCTGATGTGGGAGATCTTCACACTGGGGGGTTCCCCCTACCCTGGCATCCCCGTTGAGGAGCTCTTCAAGCTGCTGAAGGAGGGGCACCGCATGGACCGGCCATCCAACTGCACCCATGAGCT GTACATGCTGATGCGGGAATGTTGGCATGCTGTGCCCTCACAGCGTCCCACCTTCAAGCAGCTTGTGGAGGGGCTGGACAAGATCCTGGCAGCTGTTTCAGAAGAG TACCTGGACCTCTCCATGCCCTTTGAGCAGTACTCGCCCTCTTGTGAAgacactgccagctcctgctcctctgatGACTCTGTCTTTACCCATGACCCACTGCCGATGGCTCCCCACCTCTTCTCCTACCCCAGCATGAGGACTTAG
- the FGFR4 gene encoding fibroblast growth factor receptor 4 isoform X1, which translates to MEHPAQPEAGCLPLWISPCLPRRVPPDVRAAVYVRGWKQSCVKGGSRRTGRAWKMRPLLQVLLGLLLAASVQGRAMEPDSLASGDDDEDSDGDGPHRDRNEDPINVHRAPYWTHPHRMDKKLYAVPAGNTVKFRCPASGSPSPSIRWFKNGREFRGEHRIGGIRLRHQHWSLVMESVVPSDRGNYTCLVENRLGSIRYSYLLDVLERSPHRPILQAGLPANTTALVGSDVEFFCKVYSDAQPHIQWLKHIEVNGSSYGPDGVPYVQVLKTADINSSEVEVLYLRNVSMEDAGEYTCLAGNSIGLSYQSAWLTVLPEEGLVREAEAPEAKYMDVIIYTSGSLAVAMAAIIVVLCRMQTQSSKQPLEPMAVHKLSKFPLIRQFSLDSSSSGKSSTSLMRVTRLSSSCAPMLSGVMELDLPLDAKWEFPRDKLVLGKPLGEGCFGQVVRAEAYGIDRDRPDRAVTVAVKMLKDNATDKDLADLISEMEMMKLMDKHKNIINLLGVCTQDGPLYVIVEFAAKGNLREYLRARRPPTPDYTFDVTAMPEEQLSFKDLVSCVYQVARGMEYLESKRCIHRDLAARNVLVTAESVMKIADFGLARDVHDIDYYKKTSNGRLPVKWMAPEALFDRVYTHQSDVWSFGILMWEIFTLGGSPYPGIPVEELFKLLKEGHRMDRPSNCTHELYMLMRECWHAVPSQRPTFKQLVEGLDKILAAVSEEYLDLSMPFEQYSPSCEDTASSCSSDDSVFTHDPLPMAPHLFSYPSMRT; encoded by the exons ATGGAGCATCCGGCCCAGCCTGAGGCAGGCTGTCTGCCCCTCTGGATCAGCCCCTGCCTGCCTCGGCGTGTCCCTCCTGATGTGAGGGCAGCAGTTTATGTCCGGGGCTGGAAGCAGTCATGTGTCAAG GGTGGGAGCCGCCGCACCGGAAGGGCCTGGAAGATGCGGCCCCTCTTGCAGGTCCTGTTGGGGCTGCTGCTTGCGGCATCTGTCCAGGGCAGGGCGATGGAGCCAG ACTCACTGGCATCgggtgatgatgatgaagatAGCGATGGGGATGGTCCTCACAGAGACCGAAACGAGGATCCCATCAACGTGCACAGAG CTCCCTACTGGACTCACCCACACCGGATGGACAAGAAGCTGTATGCAGTCCCTGCAGGCAACACAGTGAAGTTTCGCTGTCCAGCCtcgggcagccccagccccagcatccGCTGGTTCAAAAACGGCCGAGAGTTCCGAGGGGAGCACCGCATTGGGGGCATCCGG CTCCGGCACCAGCACTGGAGCCTGGTGATGGAGAGCGTGGTGCCTTCTGACCGTGGCAACTACACCTGCCTGGTGGAGAACAGGCTTGGCAGCATCCGCTACAGCTACCTCCTGGACGTGCTGG AGAGGTCCCCACACAGACCCATCTTGCAGGCTGGGCTGCCCGCCAACACTACTGCTCTGGTGGGCAGTGATGTGGAGTTCTTCTGCAAGGTCTACAGTGATGCCCAGCCCCACATCCAGTGGCTGAAGCACATCGAGGTGAATGGCAGCAGCTATGGTCCTGACGGGGTCCCCTACGTGCAAGTGCTCAAG ACTGCAGACATCAACAGCTCTGAGGTGGAGGTGCTGTACCTGCGTAATGTCTCCATGGAGGATGCTGGCGAGTACACCTGTCTGGCAGGGAACTCCATTGGCCTCTCCTACCAGTCTGCCTGGCTGACTGTGCTGCCAG AAGAGGGACTGGTGCGGGAAGCTGAAGCCCCTGAGGCCAAGTACATGGACGTCATCATCTACACCTCGGGCTCACTGGCCGTGGCCATGGCCGCCATCATTGTGGTGCTGTGCCGGATGCAGACTCAGTCTAGCAAACAGCCCCTGGAGCCCATGGCCGTCCACAAACTCTCCAAATTTCCTCTTATCCGGCAG TTTTCCCTGGACTCCAGCTCCTCCGGGAAGTCCAGCACATCCCTGATGCGTGTGACTCGTCTCTCCTCCAGCTGTGCCCCAATGCTGTCTGGGGTCATGGAGCTGGACCTGCCCCTTGATGCCAAGTGGGAGTTCCCCCGAGACAA gctggtgctgggcaAGCCCCTGGGAGAAGGCTGCTTTGGCCAGGTAGTGCGGGCAGAGGCTTATGGCATTGACAGGGACCGGCCAGACAGAGCTGTCACTGTGGCTGTGAAAATGCTGAAAG ATAATGCCACAGACAAGGACCTAGCTGACCTCATATCTGAGATGGAGATGATGAAGCTCATGGACAAGCACAAGAACATCATCAACCTCCTGGGAGTCTGCACACAGGACG GGCCGCTGTACGTGATTGTGGAGTTTGCTGCAAAGGGGAACCTGCGTGAGTACCTTCGTGCCCGCCGCCCCCCAACACCCGACTACACTTTTGATGTCACGGCTAtgcctgaggagcagctctcttTCAAGGACCTTGTCTCCTGCGTCTACCAGGTGGCCCGTGGCATGGAGTACCTGGAGTCCAAACGG TGCATCCACCGTGACCTGGCTGCCCGCAATGTGCTGGTCACGGCAGAGAGTGTGATGAAAATCGCGGACTTTGGCTTGGCCAGGGATGTCCATGACATTGACTACTACAAGAAAACCAGCAAC GGCCGCCTGCCAGTGAAGTGGATGGCACCAGAAGCCCTCTTTGACCGGGTCTACACCCACCAGAGTGATGT GTGGTCCTTTGGGATCCTGATGTGGGAGATCTTCACACTGGGGGGTTCCCCCTACCCTGGCATCCCCGTTGAGGAGCTCTTCAAGCTGCTGAAGGAGGGGCACCGCATGGACCGGCCATCCAACTGCACCCATGAGCT GTACATGCTGATGCGGGAATGTTGGCATGCTGTGCCCTCACAGCGTCCCACCTTCAAGCAGCTTGTGGAGGGGCTGGACAAGATCCTGGCAGCTGTTTCAGAAGAG TACCTGGACCTCTCCATGCCCTTTGAGCAGTACTCGCCCTCTTGTGAAgacactgccagctcctgctcctctgatGACTCTGTCTTTACCCATGACCCACTGCCGATGGCTCCCCACCTCTTCTCCTACCCCAGCATGAGGACTTAG